tgtataaatatatagagaaataagaaaaaaaaaacatataataaacgAAACCGTCCAACCGGACAAACCGGACCGGCTTatatggtttggtttggtccggttaGACAATACacttggtttggtttggtttgataaattttaaaaccGAAAATATCGGTTCGGTATAAAATTTTGTCAAAACCAGACCATAAACACCCATAGTGTATGGAAAAAAAAGTGATAGTTGTATGTATCATTGTATTATCACTTAAAATACAATAGTATTAAAAacgttaatatttttaataaaaaccaatACAGTAGAGTCCAACTAAAGCTAACTATAGACGAGAAAGGAATGACTAACAAACTCTAATCACTAAGCAGATAATccaataaaagattttaaaagatATACTAGAAAtgattttcaaagaaaacataATACAGTAAATTTGGTTCCGTGTTGTGTTTGAAGTTTTATTCTGTGCatttctttataaaacaaattattgtCTCGTTTAATACTCAATAAGCTCTATATACTATCCAATTGGACGTCACTATAATGTCTCGAATGCTGACTGTTAACTACTAACTATGTCACTATAATGTCTCGAATGCTGACTGTTAACTACTAACTATTAActcgttgttaaaaaaaatacccgATAAGCTCATATATTTAATGAATGGTAAAAATTTTATAACACCGTACATGATATTTATAACCATGTTTCGTTCTTCTCAATTCTCACATTCTTTGTCTTATGAATATTTCGTTAACTACGTTATCCTGTTGCTTTgcatcttttaactttttaagttttaacaatgGTCGATGTCTACTACATGCAAGTGTCGACGTTTTTGGTTCGCTGGCATTAATTAGCAATGCCAAAGCAACACCAATatctaactagattaatacctggtcggtgaccgggtaaaaagataaattgatatatacATCATACATTGCAAAAAATTATACGtcaaattattagaaaatatattgtgaaagagagaaaaaaaaaacatatagtttAATTGTAAAGATTGTtctattgatattattatgagtCTTATGAtattagtaaattttttttggcatgtttattgatatatgaaatttaatatGATAGATTAAATATAAAGTTCAGATAAAATTTTACACACGTGTAATTTTGGGTATATCATGTTAAGGTTGTCAATAGTCAATCTAACCCGATactcaatttgaagaaaaacagtTTTGGGTCAAGTATCTCAACCTGCCAACCCAgcaacttgatttttttcagGTTAATTCGGGTTGGCTCCTTTGGTTGTCAGGTCTACCTAGTGGTGTACAGAAACGGTTTTTTACTCAATTCGACCCGGTTTTTTGGTCAATGAGGCCAAAACCGGatttgacccaacccaaccagGTTTGATACCGGTTTTTGGTCAAATTTTGACTGGGCATTGACcaggttttaccaaaaaaatttTACCAAAACTCGTGCCAGACCCGATCTCAACCCGATATAAAAAAAAGCCAAACCGGTTAGTAAGCGCCGGGTTGGGTCAGACCCGGTTGTTGACCAGTTTTGGGTTCAGGTTCGGGTTTCAACCTGGTTTTTTGTACACCTCTAGGTCCACCTCCCAACctgaaatatttttatattaatttgtttataattaatacTGATCCGTTTGACAAGAAACCACACATTTGACATTTCAACCCGTCAACCAATTTTGTCTAGAAAAAACTAATTTGACTAAATTGATCCAATAACAACCCATTTAACCTAATAACCCACAAACCTACAGGTTGACGCAAGTTGGGTCTTGGTTGTAATTTATGATATGAAACTTTAGTGGGTTTGATTAAGGTTAAAGATTTATAACCTGTCATCCCAATTAGGGTGTATCTAACTGACAAacgtatatatcatatataaaactttcTATGAATCTTTATGTAGgctaaaaaaaactcttattgttaaaaaaatttaattataaatttgagaaaaattatacactataaatagttataattcTTGCATGAACAATAATGGTGGAGTACATAATCCCACttattttaaatgaactttaaaaaatcacatgtttaaaaatatatagtaataatgttGATAAGCTACTATTTCTCATTATGTTTCACAATTGTGTTCTAGTTATATAGACTGCAGTCAATTTACCAACCCAtatattaatttggtttttattatgttcaaattaaattaaaaataaataaaaactattatactccgtattttttttaaaataatttatttgtatCTAGTATTAAGCATCTTCTTTAAAttccaaatataattattaatatatttgttttatatttaacttcacTAATGAAAAgattctttttaaataaattttaaatcatttctaaaaatagactcaaccaatcaaaacataagaaaataaaaccatCAGCCAATCAGAAGCTAgaaaattcaatctttttttctctcagctctaccggcaatatatatataatttcactGCTTAGAATCTAAGAGAAAAAATAGTTACATCTAatctatcaaaaataaaacatcGAACCAGCTTTTGTCATTTTCATACGACGATGTTGGATAACAAGATTTTTTAAGTAAAGTTTGTATCATCTACAGATTACATTAAGCaattatataatttactttttataaataCTAAATGGGTGTCCGCACGTTACAGCGGTACCATTTAAAAACCGATAGTTAAGTGTGGTGATGATGGATACGAAAGGCGATGGTCGGAGTGTCGATGATGATAGACACTGTCACACTAGAAAGTGATAATATGAAAGAAAGGGAGACAAAAAAGTGGTGTGAAGTGAACGCGTGTTACTTATTTTAGGGTTAGGATAATTTAAGGATATTGTAAAAAGTGTTTAAAGTCTTAaaccttatttttttataagggtttatagatttatagataaatgtaaaagtacgttaaacttttataacagtaaatatatgtataggtttttacatcaaaacacagtaaaaaacattttgattttgaccaaaacacagttaattatatatatatatatatatatatatatataaactttcaaaacaaaagaaaaaaaaaacactatcaTGACCGCCTCTCATACAATCACAAACGCAAGACACtcaaacatacataaaaataaatagaaaagtgTATGATCATGATTCTTTgtctttaaaaattaaagttaataaaaagGGCATGACTATGATCCtttgtatttaaaaataaaaactaaggATATCCACTTCTTATAAAAATGATTCTATCCAAAAAAAATCGTCTTTATAAATTAGACTTTTTTATATCACACACTTCTTATACACGACTACACGAGATCCGCGTTTAAGTAAAGGATGATGAGCGAATAAACTATGAATCCGAACCAATGCTAAAAAGGGGATGGAGATCACGACCGCCACCAACAAAATGTTGGTTCTAATTCATGTCAAAACCAAGAAAACCAAACAAAGCACATGAATATCATTTTCTAATAAGCATCAATAAATATGAATATCATTTTCTAATAAGCATCAATAAATATGAGTATAAGTCAAAATCTAACCCTACCCATGTACACCTGAAATCCGACGGTACAATAAAATCGAACCTGTGACTTAATTTGTTACTCTATTGGACGGGTCGGTTCTGTTCAGGTTTAGACGGATTCAATTTGATTATTAAGCATAAAGGATATTTGTTCATGACATATCAAAAGCCGGTCCAATCCAACTCAAAACCTAactgtataaaaaaaattaaactcaTAACCCGACCCATTATCCTATCATACAGATCATATTGGAGCTGGTCAAGTTCAAACGAGTCTGGattaaatttctaattttcCGGTCAAATATTCATCCGTACCTATCAATCTATCATTACTATCTTCAACTTCTTAGTTAATAATTGTATACGTATGTAGTTGCAACCAACGCTCTTCTCACCTCACTCCTACCCCACACACACTTCTATATAATTCAATTCAACCCACCATACATCTTCTCACTATCCATCCCAAAATACAATACatacaataattataattataatttaaaaaaataaaaaaaggaaagaaagaaatggtACATCCAATTGCAGAAGCTAATGAAACAAGCCCTTTTGGCACTCTCACTCCTGACCAATTCTACGCGCGTCACAACATCACTCACACCACCCAATACATTACTAACCCAAGAGGCCTCAAACTCTTCACACAATCATGGACCCCACTTCCACCCACCAAAATCATTGGCATCATCTGCGCCGTCCATGGCTACACCGGCGAGTCTAGTTGGTTTATTCAGTTAACCTCTGTTCATCTCGCCAAAGCCGGTTTCGCGGTTTGTGCTATTGATCATCAAGGCCATGGATTTTCTGATGGCCTTCAATATCACATTCCGGACATTACCCATGTTGTGGATGACTGTATTTTGTTCTTTAACGATTTTCGTGAGAAACACGCGCCGTCGCAGGACTCTCACGCGCTTCCTGATGGTACGAACGCGCCGTCGTTGCCGTCGTTTTTGTATTCGGAGTCGCTTGGTGGGGCGATTGCGTTACTGATCACGCTCCGACGTGACGCGGGAAAGCCGTACGATGGGTTGATACTCAACGGGGCGATGTGCGGGATCAGCGACAAGTTCAAACCACCGTGGCCGCTGGAGCATTTTTTGTCTGTTGTCGCTGCAGTGATTCCAACGTGGCGCGTGGTTCCCACGCGCGGTTCCATACCCGAAGTTTCCTTTAAGGTAGAGTGGAAGCGGAAGCTTGCAATGGCGAGTCCGAGGAGATC
The Erigeron canadensis isolate Cc75 chromosome 2, C_canadensis_v1, whole genome shotgun sequence DNA segment above includes these coding regions:
- the LOC122587662 gene encoding caffeoylshikimate esterase-like, with amino-acid sequence MVHPIAEANETSPFGTLTPDQFYARHNITHTTQYITNPRGLKLFTQSWTPLPPTKIIGIICAVHGYTGESSWFIQLTSVHLAKAGFAVCAIDHQGHGFSDGLQYHIPDITHVVDDCILFFNDFREKHAPSQDSHALPDGTNAPSLPSFLYSESLGGAIALLITLRRDAGKPYDGLILNGAMCGISDKFKPPWPLEHFLSVVAAVIPTWRVVPTRGSIPEVSFKVEWKRKLAMASPRRSVARPRASTAQELLRICREVQGKFEEVDVPFLIIHGGDDVVCDPACVEDLYRRAASKDKTMKIYPGMWHQLIGEADDDVEAVFGDVVEWLKTRATRATADA